A region of Paenibacillus sp. 37 DNA encodes the following proteins:
- a CDS encoding LacI family DNA-binding transcriptional regulator, whose protein sequence is MASIHDVAKEAGVSVATVSKVINDYPDVSEKTRKKVNIAIELLKYQPNVVARGLVKRRSWTVGVLLTVPFTNPFVSELLEGIKTALENSGYDLVRLSTRFDDPAYSFIKHCRSRNVDGVVVFGEGRENASIQELVDAEIPTMFVDTDMLGKRAGYITTDNANGISMGVKHLHELGHRKIAYISGTLGPAVANLRLDGYREGLRECGIPYSTVYLEVCDYSFDGGSKAARRLLALQDQPTGIVCASDMSAFGAIHEIEKHGLSVPEDISVVGFDNTYYAEVFKPGLTTVNQNIYSIGIKSIEYLIAMIENPSYSPPVVTEPSNLVVRQTTAPLKS, encoded by the coding sequence ATGGCTTCTATCCATGATGTAGCCAAGGAAGCGGGAGTATCTGTTGCAACCGTTTCCAAAGTAATAAACGATTATCCTGATGTAAGTGAAAAAACACGCAAAAAAGTCAATATAGCCATCGAATTATTGAAATATCAACCCAATGTGGTCGCACGTGGACTTGTCAAACGCCGTTCATGGACGGTGGGAGTGCTGTTAACAGTTCCGTTTACGAACCCTTTTGTGTCGGAGTTGCTGGAAGGGATCAAGACAGCGCTGGAGAACAGTGGATATGACCTGGTCCGGTTGTCTACTCGATTCGATGATCCGGCGTACTCGTTCATCAAACATTGCCGCAGTCGTAATGTGGATGGCGTTGTGGTATTCGGGGAAGGCAGAGAAAACGCGAGTATTCAGGAACTGGTGGATGCAGAGATTCCAACGATGTTTGTTGATACGGACATGTTGGGCAAACGTGCTGGTTACATTACTACCGATAACGCGAACGGGATCTCGATGGGTGTCAAACATCTGCATGAGCTTGGGCACCGCAAAATTGCCTATATCTCAGGGACACTTGGACCTGCCGTAGCCAATCTGCGATTGGATGGATATCGGGAAGGGCTGCGAGAATGCGGCATCCCATATTCTACGGTATATCTGGAAGTCTGCGATTACTCATTCGACGGGGGGAGCAAGGCTGCCCGGAGATTGCTGGCACTTCAGGACCAACCAACGGGAATTGTCTGTGCTTCAGACATGTCTGCCTTTGGTGCGATTCATGAAATTGAAAAGCATGGACTGAGTGTACCAGAAGATATCTCGGTTGTCGGGTTCGATAACACGTATTATGCTGAGGTATTCAAACCGGGGTTGACCACGGTGAATCAGAATATCTATTCCATTGGCATTAAGTCCATCGAATATCTGATTGCCATGATCGAGAATCCATCTTATTCTCCTCCTGTGGTGACGGAACCTTCCAATCTGGTCGTCCGTCAGACGACAGCACCCTTAAAATCCTAA
- a CDS encoding endo-1,4-beta-xylanase: MHLRKWWSLCLSAVLIFSLFPSVGTGGTRAAAADVKTGDDGVLFEANFEDGVLGQWRPRASEKLDIVAQAGHDSTRSLRTSSRTETFHGPLIEVIDHVQKGSTVHVSFWAMYDEGPDSQVINGSLEKEYNNDASSREYATFASATLNKGQWKKIEADVVIPGENSGITGFRMYAETPWKTSAEVTPADTITFYVDDVLITEAEKIEIEPNIPNLVDVVGQHYAMGAAIDQSALDAEDPHSQLLTKHFNSITAGNFMKMDAMQPQEGQFVWSETDRLVKFAEANDMEIRGHTLLWHSQVPDWFFTDPNDASKPATREQLLSRMKTHIQTIVTRYKGKVHTWDVVNEVISDGGGLRNEASNSKWRDIIGDVDGDGDDSDYIELAFRYAREADPDAVLVINDYGMEGNGNKVNDMVKLVEKLLAKGTPIDAVGFQMHVSMYGPDVKLIREAFEKVIALGVNVQVTELDVSIYSSNSELEMPVTDELMLQQAYRYRELFDLFDELGKRGVMDSVTVWGLADDGTWLDNHPVKGRKDAPLLFDRKLKAKPAYWALVDATTLPIYRNEWTALKASPSFPNHKGQEDILWGAVKGLEINHLADGTSAVTGEARMMWDAKKVNLRVEVKDTTRRKGDQVQVFLAEEVKGTGAATSEADLSAKKKNPPSANGQYTFKRDGGKGKDKNTYNVQETKTGYVVYASLPMSAALLTEGQVLSLDFRITDEYAAGKTATIVWNDISNQQPDKPANRGKLKLGSVLKQTKVTYGKPVIDAKKDNVWKKAASVKTDVWVVGNSGATATAQLLWDEKYLYVLADVKDPLRSKLSSNAHEQDSIEIFVDPSKDQTTFYQEDDAQYRVNFDNETSFGGNARKESFKSATRLTSGGYTVEVAIPLDSVRAEEQRWIGFDLQVNDDGAGDGKRSSVSIWSDSSGNSYQDTSGFGSLLLTRK; the protein is encoded by the coding sequence ATGCATTTGAGAAAATGGTGGAGCTTGTGCTTGTCGGCTGTATTGATCTTCAGTTTGTTCCCAAGTGTGGGAACAGGAGGGACACGTGCTGCGGCTGCGGACGTTAAGACTGGCGATGATGGAGTACTGTTCGAGGCTAATTTTGAAGATGGTGTGTTGGGACAATGGCGTCCACGTGCGAGTGAAAAGCTTGATATCGTAGCGCAAGCAGGTCACGACAGTACACGCAGCCTGAGAACCTCTTCCCGTACCGAAACGTTCCATGGACCCTTAATTGAAGTCATAGACCATGTACAGAAGGGCAGCACGGTTCATGTTTCGTTTTGGGCCATGTACGATGAAGGACCGGACAGTCAGGTCATTAACGGTTCACTGGAGAAAGAGTACAATAACGACGCTTCAAGTCGAGAATATGCTACGTTTGCCTCTGCAACTCTGAACAAGGGACAGTGGAAAAAAATCGAGGCAGATGTGGTGATCCCTGGAGAAAATAGCGGCATCACCGGATTCCGCATGTATGCAGAGACACCTTGGAAGACGTCAGCGGAAGTGACGCCGGCGGATACGATTACTTTTTACGTGGATGATGTACTGATCACGGAAGCCGAAAAAATTGAAATAGAGCCGAACATTCCGAATCTAGTGGATGTTGTGGGACAACACTATGCAATGGGAGCGGCAATCGACCAGTCTGCACTGGATGCGGAAGATCCGCATTCCCAACTGTTGACGAAACATTTTAATAGTATTACAGCTGGAAACTTTATGAAAATGGATGCGATGCAGCCTCAGGAAGGACAGTTTGTCTGGTCAGAGACAGATCGCCTGGTGAAGTTTGCCGAAGCAAATGATATGGAAATCAGAGGTCATACGCTGTTATGGCATAGTCAGGTGCCGGACTGGTTCTTTACCGATCCGAATGATGCTTCCAAACCTGCCACGCGTGAACAGTTGCTTTCACGGATGAAAACCCATATTCAAACCATCGTGACCCGGTACAAAGGAAAGGTTCATACATGGGATGTCGTCAATGAAGTCATCTCGGACGGAGGCGGCTTGCGGAATGAGGCCAGTAATTCCAAGTGGAGAGATATTATTGGGGATGTAGATGGCGACGGAGATGACAGTGATTACATTGAGCTGGCTTTCCGATATGCACGTGAGGCTGACCCTGATGCGGTATTGGTGATTAATGACTATGGAATGGAGGGCAATGGAAACAAGGTGAATGATATGGTGAAGCTTGTAGAGAAGCTGCTTGCCAAAGGAACACCGATTGATGCGGTTGGATTCCAGATGCATGTGTCGATGTACGGACCGGATGTAAAGCTCATTCGTGAGGCTTTTGAGAAAGTGATTGCTCTTGGTGTGAATGTACAGGTTACAGAGCTGGACGTTTCGATCTATTCAAGTAATTCCGAACTGGAGATGCCTGTCACAGATGAATTAATGTTGCAACAAGCTTACCGTTATCGTGAACTGTTCGACCTGTTTGACGAGTTGGGAAAACGCGGCGTAATGGACAGTGTTACCGTATGGGGACTTGCGGATGATGGTACATGGCTTGACAACCATCCAGTTAAAGGACGCAAAGATGCACCATTGTTGTTTGATCGTAAATTGAAAGCGAAACCGGCCTATTGGGCACTGGTGGATGCTACCACTCTTCCGATCTATCGTAATGAATGGACAGCATTGAAGGCCAGCCCTTCTTTCCCGAATCACAAAGGACAGGAAGATATTCTTTGGGGTGCTGTGAAAGGACTCGAAATTAATCACCTGGCAGATGGTACATCTGCGGTTACGGGTGAGGCTCGTATGATGTGGGATGCCAAAAAGGTGAATTTACGAGTGGAAGTGAAGGACACCACACGTCGCAAAGGGGATCAGGTGCAGGTTTTCCTCGCGGAAGAAGTCAAGGGGACAGGCGCTGCAACTTCTGAAGCTGATCTGTCTGCCAAGAAGAAAAATCCACCGTCTGCAAATGGTCAATATACATTTAAACGGGATGGCGGTAAAGGCAAAGATAAAAATACTTACAACGTACAGGAGACAAAAACCGGTTATGTTGTATACGCATCACTACCTATGTCAGCTGCTTTACTTACCGAAGGCCAGGTCTTGTCTCTGGATTTTCGGATTACGGATGAATATGCTGCTGGAAAGACAGCGACCATCGTTTGGAATGATATTTCCAATCAACAGCCCGACAAACCAGCCAACCGGGGCAAACTGAAGCTCGGTTCTGTCTTGAAACAAACCAAGGTCACTTATGGCAAACCTGTAATTGATGCGAAAAAGGATAACGTCTGGAAAAAGGCTGCATCTGTTAAAACGGATGTCTGGGTGGTCGGAAACTCCGGTGCAACGGCGACTGCACAACTGTTATGGGATGAGAAATACCTGTACGTATTGGCAGATGTGAAAGATCCTTTGCGAAGCAAATTAAGTTCTAATGCACATGAGCAGGATTCGATCGAGATTTTTGTCGACCCGAGCAAAGATCAGACAACATTTTATCAGGAGGATGACGCCCAGTACCGGGTCAATTTTGATAATGAGACTTCTTTTGGAGGAAATGCACGGAAAGAAAGTTTCAAATCAGCTACCCGATTAACAAGCGGAGGGTATACCGTTGAAGTGGCAATCCCACTAGATAGCGTTCGTGCTGAAGAGCAAAGATGGATTGGGTTTGATCTTCAAGTTAATGATGATGGCGCGGGAGATGGCAAGCGAAGCAGTGTGTCCATCTGGAGTGATTCATCAGGTAATTCTTATCAAGATACTTCCGGTTTTGGCAGTCTGTTACTGACTCGTAAATAG
- a CDS encoding EAL domain-containing protein: MEHLHGTYNLELVILSYIIASLASYAALDLAGRVSQASGMARNVWLTCGAVSMGLGIWSMHFVGMLAFVLPTQVSYSTGKVVLSVLLAIVASGVALNIAGRQTGRISKLMIAGVLMTAGISSMHYVGMAAMSTPVTYEPGRVVLSILIAALASFAALWLMFYFRYHQSRHTWVYKMGSGLIMGIGISGMHYTGMSAAHFHYSHGSMVSSGMQIEPGILAYLIASGTFIALGLTLFGIFINQRMSQKDRRIHENEQWYQALYHNHSDAIISVDKEGIVKGINAAVTIITGYPETRVMDRSIDEIVQQIDIEWISEFDSIDWDDHKLEHAHYMAKMRDIQGELLDLSIVVVPVVIDGNHVGSHILIKDITEEKQAQEKIRHQALHDPLTGLPNRRKLDDVLACTINDSAEKGNSFAVMVMDIDRFKMINDSLGHSIGDVFLREVSNRIMKAIESSDPLAMENVMLARMGGDEFTLVVTQDQATEVRVAELAKQIVEAIQLPYRLKENDFYVTASIGIAMYPDHGVGVDALLKHADSAMYEVKKNGKNGFQFYTAQLDSELYERIELEGYLRKALERDEMVLYYQPQIRTEDSRMIGVEALIRWNHPLKGLLAPNVFIPLAEETGMIYEIGKWTLREACRQMKLWHASGGPLIPVSVNLSSQQFHQSNLVEQVKNALLETGLEARYLELEITESMMMDATVSTAILNELNALGVKISLDDFGTGYSSLSYLKHFPIHKLKIDRSFVTDITESHSDQAIVATIISMAQNLKMEVIAEGIETKGQLDILMQNDCREIQGYYFSRPLPASEVEHDFFVPLRLQGNGAPPVPS, encoded by the coding sequence GTGGAGCACCTACATGGTACGTACAACTTAGAACTTGTTATTTTATCCTATATTATTGCATCGTTAGCTTCGTACGCAGCCCTTGACCTTGCAGGCCGTGTAAGTCAGGCTAGCGGAATGGCGCGGAATGTATGGCTTACCTGCGGTGCAGTCTCAATGGGGCTGGGAATCTGGTCCATGCATTTCGTAGGTATGCTGGCTTTTGTTCTGCCTACGCAAGTCTCCTATTCCACCGGTAAGGTTGTTTTATCTGTTCTACTCGCTATTGTTGCATCGGGGGTGGCCTTGAACATTGCGGGTAGACAAACGGGCAGGATAAGCAAGCTGATGATTGCTGGAGTACTGATGACAGCAGGGATCAGCTCGATGCATTATGTGGGAATGGCAGCGATGTCAACTCCGGTTACGTATGAACCAGGCAGAGTGGTATTATCCATTCTGATTGCAGCACTTGCTTCCTTTGCGGCATTGTGGCTCATGTTTTACTTCCGTTATCATCAATCAAGACATACTTGGGTTTACAAGATGGGCAGCGGTCTCATTATGGGTATTGGAATCTCTGGCATGCATTATACCGGAATGTCAGCCGCACATTTCCATTATTCACATGGTTCGATGGTAAGTTCAGGGATGCAGATTGAGCCAGGCATTCTCGCCTACTTGATCGCATCGGGCACATTTATTGCTTTGGGCTTGACGTTGTTTGGCATATTTATCAATCAGCGAATGTCACAGAAAGATCGACGGATTCATGAGAATGAGCAATGGTATCAGGCCCTGTATCATAACCATTCGGATGCCATTATTTCAGTGGACAAGGAAGGTATTGTCAAAGGCATTAATGCTGCGGTAACAATAATCACCGGTTATCCTGAAACAAGGGTCATGGATCGCTCCATTGATGAAATTGTTCAGCAGATCGATATAGAATGGATCAGTGAATTCGATTCCATCGATTGGGATGATCATAAGCTGGAGCATGCGCATTATATGGCTAAGATGAGAGATATACAGGGTGAACTTCTGGATCTTAGTATTGTTGTGGTTCCTGTAGTCATTGATGGTAACCATGTGGGAAGCCACATTCTGATCAAGGATATTACGGAGGAGAAACAGGCTCAGGAGAAGATTCGTCACCAAGCTTTGCATGATCCGTTGACGGGGTTGCCCAATCGGCGCAAGTTGGATGATGTGCTGGCTTGTACGATTAACGATTCAGCAGAAAAAGGGAATTCTTTTGCGGTTATGGTGATGGATATAGATCGTTTCAAGATGATTAATGACTCGCTGGGACACTCCATTGGAGATGTATTTTTAAGAGAAGTCAGCAACCGGATCATGAAAGCCATAGAATCTTCGGATCCCTTAGCTATGGAGAATGTCATGCTGGCCCGGATGGGCGGGGACGAGTTCACACTCGTTGTGACCCAGGATCAAGCGACAGAAGTAAGAGTGGCAGAACTTGCAAAACAGATTGTTGAAGCCATTCAGTTACCTTATCGACTGAAGGAGAATGATTTTTACGTAACCGCCAGCATTGGAATTGCGATGTACCCGGATCATGGAGTTGGCGTGGATGCTTTGCTGAAACATGCGGACTCCGCCATGTATGAAGTGAAGAAAAACGGTAAAAATGGTTTCCAATTCTACACTGCCCAACTGGATTCGGAACTATATGAACGCATTGAGCTGGAGGGTTATCTTCGTAAAGCGTTGGAACGCGATGAGATGGTCCTGTACTATCAACCACAGATTCGTACCGAGGATAGCCGCATGATTGGTGTGGAGGCTCTTATACGTTGGAACCATCCACTCAAAGGACTGCTCGCACCCAATGTGTTCATTCCGCTTGCAGAAGAGACAGGTATGATCTATGAGATTGGCAAATGGACGCTGCGCGAAGCATGCAGGCAGATGAAGCTCTGGCATGCCAGCGGTGGGCCGCTCATTCCGGTATCGGTAAACTTGTCCAGCCAGCAGTTCCATCAATCGAATTTGGTAGAACAGGTCAAGAACGCACTCTTGGAGACAGGGCTGGAGGCACGGTACCTGGAGCTGGAGATTACAGAGAGCATGATGATGGATGCCACGGTCTCTACGGCAATTCTGAATGAACTTAACGCACTGGGTGTCAAGATCAGCCTGGATGATTTCGGGACGGGATACAGTTCACTGAGTTATCTGAAGCATTTCCCGATTCACAAGCTCAAGATTGATCGTTCGTTTGTGACGGACATTACAGAGAGTCACAGCGATCAAGCCATTGTGGCGACCATTATATCGATGGCACAGAATCTCAAGATGGAAGTCATTGCGGAAGGCATTGAGACGAAAGGCCAACTGGATATTCTGATGCAGAATGATTGCCGGGAGATTCAGGGATATTATTTCAGTCGCCCACTGCCGGCAAGTGAAGTGGAGCATGATTTTTTTGTACCGCTGCGATTGCAGGGGAATGGTGCACCACCGGTACCATCCTAA
- a CDS encoding SpoVR family protein — MTDEIRDLEYAIAEIMEIANGFGLDYYPMRYEICPSDIIYTFGAYGMPTRFSHWSFGKTFHKMKMQYDFGLSKIYELVINSNPCYAFLLDGNSLIQNKLIVAHVLAHCDFFKNNARFSKSNRNMVESMAATADRISNYEMEYGTEAVEAFIDAVIAIQEHVDPQLIKPRHLDKQRYMEMKMREQRGEKKPRPEGRYDDLWSLDDVQTEEAPAEGIQVHHFPPEPEKDVMWFIQEFSEVLTDWQRDIMSMMREEMLYFWPQMETKIMNEGWASYWHQRIIRELDLNSEDTIEFAKLNSSVVQPSKQSLNPYYLGLKIFEDIERRWDNPTREEQDRWGRKPGQGRAKMFEVREFDSDTSFIRNYMTKQLTEDLDLYVFEKKGPDWKITDKSWENIRDQLVFSRVNGGSPYLVVQDADYLRTGELVLKHQYEGIELDLKYMERTLPYLYRLWGRTVHVETRVEDKPIWFTYDGKKHHRKFM, encoded by the coding sequence ATGACAGATGAGATCCGCGACCTAGAATACGCTATTGCCGAGATTATGGAGATTGCCAATGGTTTTGGTCTGGATTATTATCCCATGCGGTACGAAATCTGCCCATCGGATATTATTTATACATTTGGAGCCTACGGCATGCCTACCAGATTCAGTCACTGGAGCTTTGGTAAAACATTTCATAAGATGAAAATGCAATATGATTTTGGACTCAGCAAAATCTATGAGCTTGTCATCAATTCCAACCCTTGTTATGCCTTCCTGCTGGATGGCAATTCCCTGATTCAGAACAAATTGATCGTAGCCCACGTCCTTGCACACTGCGATTTTTTTAAAAACAATGCCCGCTTCTCCAAATCCAACCGTAATATGGTCGAAAGTATGGCTGCTACGGCGGATCGGATCAGCAATTATGAGATGGAGTACGGAACGGAAGCGGTTGAAGCCTTTATCGATGCCGTGATCGCAATTCAGGAACATGTGGACCCACAGCTGATTAAACCCCGCCATTTGGACAAACAACGTTACATGGAGATGAAAATGCGGGAGCAGCGCGGTGAGAAAAAACCTCGGCCGGAAGGCCGCTATGATGATCTGTGGTCACTTGATGACGTGCAGACGGAAGAAGCACCCGCTGAAGGTATTCAGGTCCATCATTTTCCGCCTGAACCGGAGAAGGATGTCATGTGGTTTATTCAGGAATTCTCCGAAGTATTGACCGATTGGCAGCGGGATATCATGAGTATGATGCGTGAGGAGATGTTATATTTCTGGCCACAGATGGAAACCAAAATCATGAACGAAGGCTGGGCATCCTACTGGCATCAACGCATTATCCGTGAGCTCGATCTGAACAGTGAGGATACGATCGAATTTGCGAAGCTCAACTCTTCCGTGGTGCAGCCATCCAAACAAAGTCTGAATCCGTATTATTTGGGACTGAAGATTTTCGAGGATATTGAACGGCGCTGGGATAACCCAACCCGTGAAGAACAGGACCGTTGGGGCCGCAAACCGGGGCAAGGCCGTGCCAAAATGTTCGAGGTGCGTGAGTTCGATTCCGATACCTCCTTTATCCGAAACTACATGACCAAACAATTAACCGAGGATCTGGACCTCTACGTATTTGAGAAAAAAGGCCCGGACTGGAAAATCACCGATAAGTCCTGGGAGAACATACGGGATCAGCTCGTATTTTCACGTGTCAACGGAGGATCACCCTATCTGGTTGTACAGGATGCCGATTATCTGCGGACAGGGGAACTCGTGCTGAAACATCAATATGAAGGCATTGAGTTGGATCTGAAATATATGGAACGCACCCTGCCTTATCTGTATCGCCTCTGGGGACGTACCGTACATGTGGAGACACGTGTCGAGGATAAACCGATCTGGTTTACGTATGATGGCAAGAAACACCACCGCAAGTTTATGTGA
- the yhbH gene encoding sporulation protein YhbH, translating to MSNSHQPYSFVVSKEDWSLHRKGYQDQQRHQQKVKDVIKQNLPDLITEENIIMSDGKQIIKVPIRSLDEYRFVYNYQKQKHVGQGDGDSQVGDVIGRDPSASQKPGKGEKAGDQPGHDIVEAEVSIEELEDMLFAELELPDLKQKDKDLIETHTVVFNDIRKKGMQSNIDKKRTILENLRRNATTGTPGIHHISPDDLRYKTWEDKIIPQSNAVIIAMMDTSGSMGSFEKYCARSFFFWMTRFLRRQYEKVEIVFLAHHTEAKEVTEEEFFTRGESGGTICSSVYMKALDIIDSRYPPSSYNIYPFHFSDGDNLTSDNERCVKLIGELMKRSNMFGYGEVNQYNRSSTLMSAYRHIKMDQFMYYVIKEKGEVYKALRSFFQKREGGSVR from the coding sequence ATGTCAAATTCACACCAGCCTTACTCGTTCGTCGTGTCGAAGGAAGATTGGTCGCTTCACCGCAAAGGGTACCAGGACCAACAACGCCATCAGCAAAAGGTGAAAGATGTCATCAAACAGAATCTGCCTGATCTGATTACGGAAGAAAACATCATCATGTCTGATGGAAAACAAATCATCAAGGTACCAATCCGCAGTCTGGATGAGTACCGTTTTGTGTATAACTACCAGAAGCAAAAACATGTTGGTCAAGGAGACGGTGACAGTCAGGTCGGAGACGTCATCGGTCGTGATCCCTCTGCTTCGCAGAAACCCGGCAAGGGCGAAAAAGCTGGCGATCAGCCTGGTCATGATATTGTGGAAGCCGAAGTGAGTATTGAGGAATTGGAAGATATGCTCTTCGCTGAGCTGGAATTACCCGATCTGAAGCAGAAAGACAAAGACCTGATTGAGACACATACGGTGGTATTCAACGATATTCGCAAAAAAGGCATGCAGTCCAATATTGACAAGAAACGTACCATTCTGGAGAATCTGCGTCGCAATGCAACGACCGGTACGCCAGGTATCCATCACATCAGTCCGGATGACCTGCGCTACAAGACATGGGAAGACAAAATCATTCCACAATCCAATGCCGTTATCATTGCCATGATGGATACATCCGGGTCCATGGGTTCGTTTGAGAAATACTGCGCGCGCAGCTTTTTCTTCTGGATGACCCGTTTTCTACGCCGTCAGTATGAGAAAGTTGAGATTGTTTTCCTCGCCCATCATACAGAAGCCAAGGAAGTTACCGAAGAAGAATTCTTTACCCGTGGCGAGAGCGGAGGTACGATTTGCTCCTCTGTATATATGAAGGCGCTGGATATTATTGACAGCCGATATCCACCTTCCAGCTACAACATCTACCCCTTCCACTTCTCTGATGGGGATAATCTGACATCGGATAACGAACGGTGTGTGAAGCTGATTGGCGAGTTAATGAAGCGTAGCAATATGTTTGGATACGGCGAAGTGAATCAGTACAACCGCAGCAGCACACTGATGTCGGCTTATCGTCATATCAAAATGGATCAGTTCATGTATTATGTGATCAAAGAAAAAGGCGAAGTGTACAAAGCTTTGCGCAGCTTTTTCCAGAAACGGGAAGGAGGCAGCGTTAGATGA
- a CDS encoding MFS transporter — protein sequence MNKKAIKAWIMYDWANSAYATTVLAAVLPVFYASVAAATLDTDMAASYLAYTHSIGMLCVALLTPLLGTLADLSGRKGDFLRVFAIIGVLATLGFSAIGEGDWFLASALLVISTIGFAGGNTFYDAMLPDLVPVERRDMISSKGYAYGYIGGGLLLAVNLLMIQQPGWFGMSSTLAGTRLAFISVSLWWLLFSIPIFRHAPRRPASPDMPGSWRGYTAVGVRRLRQTFRQMRRFPQLIRMLVAFWFFNDGINTIILMATIYGTSIGIGTADLMLALLLTQFIGFPCTLLLGAWAQRWGAKQVLIVSLSVYICIVILGYFMTQAIHFYVLAGLVGVVQGVSQSTARSLFSNLMPAGRTGEYFGFVNITGKFSSIFGPFVFGYVGQITGSTRWGILSLIFFFVAGIAVLLTVKVQKGMQDATQADQEEERNGSVGAPGKSSNVRFT from the coding sequence GTGAATAAAAAGGCGATCAAGGCTTGGATTATGTATGATTGGGCCAATTCGGCTTATGCAACAACAGTACTGGCGGCAGTATTGCCCGTATTCTATGCTTCGGTCGCTGCAGCAACGCTGGATACGGATATGGCTGCCTCCTACCTGGCCTATACACACTCGATTGGCATGTTGTGCGTAGCTCTGCTAACACCGTTGCTAGGCACGCTGGCTGATTTGTCAGGACGGAAAGGAGACTTCCTGCGTGTATTTGCAATTATAGGCGTCCTTGCTACATTGGGATTCAGTGCAATCGGTGAAGGGGACTGGTTCCTTGCTTCCGCGTTGCTGGTCATATCTACGATCGGTTTTGCAGGTGGTAACACCTTTTACGATGCAATGCTGCCGGATCTGGTACCCGTGGAACGAAGGGACATGATATCCTCCAAAGGTTATGCCTATGGTTATATTGGAGGAGGTTTGTTGCTTGCGGTGAACCTGCTGATGATTCAGCAACCGGGCTGGTTCGGGATGAGCAGTACACTGGCAGGCACAAGACTTGCGTTTATCTCCGTCTCGTTGTGGTGGTTGCTGTTCTCGATACCGATCTTTCGCCATGCTCCGAGACGGCCTGCTTCACCGGACATGCCCGGCTCGTGGAGAGGGTATACTGCGGTGGGCGTGCGCAGACTGCGGCAGACCTTTCGTCAGATGCGGCGTTTTCCCCAGTTAATCCGCATGCTGGTGGCTTTCTGGTTTTTTAATGACGGTATTAATACCATCATTCTGATGGCTACCATCTATGGAACAAGTATAGGCATAGGCACAGCCGACTTGATGCTCGCGCTACTGTTAACCCAGTTCATCGGTTTCCCATGCACTTTGTTACTGGGAGCGTGGGCACAGCGTTGGGGAGCAAAGCAGGTATTAATCGTTAGCTTATCGGTCTACATATGTATTGTGATTCTCGGTTATTTCATGACACAAGCGATCCACTTCTATGTACTCGCCGGGTTGGTTGGTGTCGTGCAGGGTGTGAGTCAATCCACAGCGCGTTCCCTGTTTAGCAATCTGATGCCGGCAGGCAGAACAGGAGAGTATTTTGGTTTTGTGAATATTACAGGCAAATTCTCTTCGATCTTTGGTCCATTTGTGTTTGGTTATGTTGGGCAGATCACGGGTTCCACGCGTTGGGGTATTCTGTCGCTCATCTTCTTTTTCGTCGCGGGAATTGCTGTATTATTAACCGTGAAGGTACAGAAGGGGATGCAGGATGCTACACAGGCAGATCAGGAAGAAGAGCGAAATGGGAGTGTTGGAGCTCCTGGGAAAAGTTCAAATGTAAGGTTTACCTGA